A single genomic interval of Streptomyces sp. BA2 harbors:
- the aroC gene encoding chorismate synthase, producing the protein MSRLRWLTAGESHGPALVATLEGLPAGVPITTEMVADHLARRRLGYGRGARMKFERDEVTFLGGVRHGLTMGSPIAIMVGNTEWPKWEQVMAADPVDPEILADLARNAPLTRPRPGHADLAGMQKYGFDEARPILERASARETAARVALGAVARSYLKETAGIEIVSHVTELAAAKAPYGVYPTPADVEKLDADPVRCLDADASKAMVAEIDQAHKDGDTLGGVVEVLAYGVPVGLGSHVHWDRRLDARLAAALMGIQAIKGVEVGDGFDLARVPGSKAHDEIVSTDDGIRRTSGRSGGTEGGLTTGELLRVRAAMKPIATVPRALATVDVATGEATKAHHQRSDVCAVPAAGIVAEAMVALTLADAVAEKFGGDSVPETRRNVTSYLDNLQIR; encoded by the coding sequence TTGAGCAGGTTGCGTTGGCTGACCGCGGGAGAGTCCCACGGACCCGCACTTGTCGCGACGCTGGAGGGTCTTCCCGCCGGCGTGCCGATCACCACGGAGATGGTGGCGGACCACCTGGCCCGGCGGCGGCTCGGCTATGGGCGCGGTGCGCGCATGAAATTCGAGCGTGACGAGGTCACCTTCCTGGGTGGCGTCCGGCACGGTCTGACCATGGGCTCGCCGATCGCGATCATGGTGGGCAACACCGAGTGGCCCAAGTGGGAACAGGTCATGGCGGCCGACCCGGTCGACCCCGAGATCCTCGCCGACCTGGCCCGCAACGCCCCCCTGACCCGCCCCCGGCCCGGCCACGCCGACCTCGCGGGCATGCAGAAGTACGGCTTCGACGAGGCCCGCCCGATCCTGGAGCGCGCCTCGGCCCGAGAGACCGCGGCCCGCGTCGCGCTCGGCGCGGTCGCCCGCTCGTACCTGAAGGAGACGGCCGGGATCGAGATCGTCAGCCACGTCACGGAGCTCGCGGCGGCCAAGGCGCCCTACGGCGTCTACCCCACCCCCGCCGACGTCGAGAAGCTCGACGCCGACCCGGTGCGCTGCCTCGACGCGGACGCGAGCAAGGCGATGGTCGCCGAGATCGACCAGGCCCACAAGGACGGCGACACCCTGGGCGGCGTCGTCGAGGTGCTCGCGTACGGCGTGCCCGTGGGCCTCGGCTCGCACGTGCACTGGGACCGGCGGCTCGACGCGCGGCTCGCCGCCGCGCTCATGGGCATCCAGGCCATCAAGGGCGTCGAGGTCGGCGACGGCTTCGACCTCGCGCGCGTGCCGGGCTCCAAGGCGCACGACGAGATCGTCTCCACCGACGACGGCATCCGGCGCACCTCAGGCCGCTCCGGCGGCACCGAGGGCGGCCTGACCACCGGCGAACTGCTGCGCGTGCGTGCCGCGATGAAGCCCATCGCGACCGTGCCCCGCGCGCTCGCCACCGTCGACGTCGCCACCGGCGAGGCCACCAAGGCGCACCACCAGCGCTCCGACGTGTGTGCGGTCCCGGCCGCCGGCATCGTCGCCGAGGCGATGGTCGCGCTGACCCTGGCCGACGCCGTCGCCGAGAAGTTCGGTGGCGACAGCGTGCCCGAGACCCGGCGCAACGTCACCTCGTACCTCGACAACCTGCAGATCCGGTGA
- a CDS encoding shikimate dehydrogenase → MSTKRRAAVLGSPIAHSLSPVLHRAAYGELGLVDSTYDLFDVDEAALPGFMKGLGPEWAGLSLTMPLKRAVIPLLDEISATAASVEAVNTVVFTDDGRRVGDNTDIPGMVAALRERGIEQVESAAILGAGATASSALAALARICTGEVVAYVRSQARAAEMREWGERLGVEVRTEDWADAERALSAPLVIATTPAGATDALSAAVPERPATLFDVLYDPWPTALAARWSMYGGAVVSGLDLLVHQAVLQVEQMTGRSPAPLLAMRKAGEHALEGR, encoded by the coding sequence ATGAGCACCAAGCGCCGAGCCGCAGTTCTCGGCTCCCCGATCGCCCATTCCCTCTCCCCGGTGCTGCACCGCGCCGCATACGGGGAGCTGGGTCTGGTCGACTCGACGTATGACCTGTTCGACGTCGACGAAGCGGCCCTGCCCGGGTTCATGAAGGGTCTCGGCCCCGAGTGGGCCGGGCTCTCGCTGACGATGCCGCTCAAGCGCGCGGTGATCCCGCTGCTCGACGAGATCAGTGCGACCGCCGCCTCCGTCGAGGCGGTCAACACCGTCGTCTTCACGGACGACGGCCGCCGCGTCGGCGACAACACCGACATCCCCGGCATGGTCGCCGCCCTGCGGGAGCGCGGCATCGAGCAGGTCGAGTCGGCCGCGATCCTCGGCGCGGGCGCCACCGCGTCGTCCGCCCTTGCCGCGCTCGCGCGGATCTGCACGGGCGAGGTCGTCGCGTACGTACGCAGTCAGGCGCGTGCCGCCGAGATGCGGGAGTGGGGCGAGCGGCTCGGCGTCGAGGTGCGGACCGAGGACTGGGCGGACGCCGAGCGCGCGCTGAGCGCGCCGCTGGTGATCGCCACGACTCCGGCGGGCGCGACCGACGCGCTGTCGGCCGCCGTGCCCGAGCGGCCCGCGACCCTCTTCGACGTCCTGTACGACCCGTGGCCCACCGCTCTGGCGGCCCGCTGGTCCATGTACGGAGGGGCCGTCGTCAGCGGGCTCGACCTTCTCGTGCACCAGGCGGTGCTCCAGGTCGAGCAGATGACGGGGCGTTCGCCCGCGCCGCTCCTCGCCATGCGGAAAGCCGGGGAACACGCGCTCGAGGGACGCTAG
- the mltG gene encoding endolytic transglycosylase MltG translates to MTEYGRGPGSEPWHPEDPLYGDGGWGGQQPSGGQSTYGGQGQYHPQQPQHPQQQAQYDDWSTGQQQAYGQQQYGGPTGQQQYNGAPEQQQYNGGYDTGQHGQVPYAADPADPYGHQPGGYGAESPDYYGTPDAYPPPEPPSRRRPEPEPRQDWDPGPDQGEHAFFSGADDDDEDDDTPPGRRGDRRGGRGGKKPKKRRSGCACLVVTLVFAGGLGGVGYFGYQFYQDRFGTSPDYAGEGTGIATVDIPKGAGGYVIGQKLKEAGVVKSVDAFVSAQAQNPKGNTIQEGVYVLKKEMSAKSAVELMLSPKSRNNLIIPEGKRNSWVYKQIDTRLELDKGTTEGVAKKEWKSLGLPDWANTNKDIKDPLEGFLYPSSYPVAKGQKPADVLKKMVAQANQKYDELGLKSKAAELKLKDPLQVLTVASLVQAEGKYKHDFDKVATVVYNRLKPGNTETYGLLDFDSTVNYAKAESTLETGTVDDLRKFNDPYNTYKIKGLPPGPIGNPGDEALKSALNPAKGNWYYFVSINADETLFAETNEQHERNRQKYLEEQKKNSG, encoded by the coding sequence ATGACTGAGTATGGCCGGGGTCCAGGCTCCGAACCGTGGCATCCCGAGGACCCGTTGTACGGGGACGGCGGATGGGGAGGACAGCAGCCTTCGGGCGGCCAGTCCACCTACGGCGGCCAGGGGCAGTACCACCCTCAGCAGCCGCAGCACCCTCAGCAGCAGGCGCAGTACGACGACTGGAGCACGGGCCAGCAGCAGGCCTACGGTCAGCAGCAGTACGGCGGGCCCACCGGCCAGCAGCAGTACAACGGCGCCCCTGAGCAGCAGCAGTACAACGGCGGCTACGACACCGGCCAGCACGGTCAGGTCCCCTACGCCGCCGACCCCGCGGACCCCTACGGCCACCAGCCGGGCGGCTACGGCGCGGAGAGCCCGGACTACTACGGCACTCCCGACGCGTACCCCCCGCCGGAGCCGCCGTCCCGCCGCCGCCCCGAACCCGAGCCGCGGCAGGACTGGGACCCGGGCCCGGACCAGGGCGAGCACGCCTTCTTCTCGGGCGCGGACGACGATGACGAGGACGACGACACTCCGCCGGGGCGCCGCGGGGACCGCCGGGGCGGCCGGGGCGGCAAGAAACCGAAGAAACGCCGCAGCGGCTGCGCCTGCCTGGTCGTGACGCTGGTCTTCGCCGGTGGTCTCGGCGGGGTCGGCTACTTCGGCTACCAGTTCTACCAGGACCGATTCGGTACGTCGCCGGATTACGCGGGCGAGGGAACCGGCATCGCGACGGTCGACATCCCGAAGGGCGCCGGCGGCTATGTGATCGGCCAGAAACTGAAAGAGGCCGGGGTCGTCAAGAGCGTGGACGCCTTTGTCTCCGCGCAGGCGCAGAATCCCAAGGGCAATACCATTCAGGAAGGCGTCTATGTCCTGAAGAAGGAGATGTCGGCCAAGAGCGCGGTCGAACTGATGCTCAGCCCGAAGAGCCGCAATAACCTCATCATTCCCGAGGGCAAGCGGAACTCGTGGGTCTACAAGCAGATCGACACCCGACTCGAACTCGACAAGGGCACCACCGAGGGTGTCGCCAAGAAGGAATGGAAGTCTCTCGGACTTCCCGACTGGGCGAACACCAACAAGGACATCAAGGATCCGCTGGAAGGCTTCCTCTACCCCTCCAGCTATCCGGTCGCCAAGGGCCAGAAGCCCGCCGACGTCCTGAAGAAGATGGTGGCCCAAGCCAACCAGAAGTACGACGAGTTGGGCCTCAAGTCGAAGGCCGCGGAGCTGAAGCTGAAGGACCCGCTCCAGGTGCTCACCGTGGCGAGCCTGGTCCAGGCCGAAGGCAAGTACAAGCACGACTTCGACAAGGTCGCGACAGTCGTCTACAACCGCCTCAAGCCGGGCAACACGGAGACCTACGGACTTCTCGACTTCGACTCCACGGTGAATTACGCCAAGGCCGAAAGCACCCTGGAAACCGGAACGGTCGACGATCTGCGCAAGTTCAACGACCCGTACAACACCTACAAGATCAAGGGCCTGCCCCCCGGGCCGATCGGCAACCCCGGCGACGAGGCGCTCAAGTCCGCGCTCAACCCGGCCAAGGGGAATTGGTACTACTTCGTCTCCATCAACGCGGACGAAACGCTGTTCGCCGAGACGAACGAGCAGCACGAGCGCAACCGTCAGAAGTACCTCGAGGAACAGAAGAAGAATTCCGGGTGA
- the ruvX gene encoding Holliday junction resolvase RuvX — translation MRRGRRLAIDVGDARIGVASCDPDGILATPVETVPGRDVPAAQRRLKQLVDEYEPIEIVVGLPRSLKGGEGPAAVKVRAFTQDLARLVAPIPVRLLDERMTTVTASQGLRASGVKSKKGRSVIDQAAAVIILQQALESERASGKAPGEGVEVVI, via the coding sequence ATGCGCAGGGGCCGACGCCTCGCGATCGACGTCGGTGACGCCCGGATCGGGGTCGCCTCGTGCGACCCCGACGGGATCCTCGCCACTCCGGTGGAGACGGTGCCGGGACGCGATGTCCCGGCCGCCCAGCGCCGGTTGAAGCAGCTCGTCGACGAGTACGAACCGATCGAGATCGTCGTCGGTCTCCCTCGCTCCCTCAAGGGGGGCGAGGGCCCGGCGGCCGTCAAGGTTCGTGCCTTCACCCAGGACCTCGCGCGCTTGGTGGCGCCCATTCCGGTGAGGCTCCTCGACGAGAGGATGACCACAGTGACGGCCAGTCAGGGGTTGCGCGCCTCGGGCGTGAAGTCCAAAAAGGGCAGGTCTGTCATCGATCAGGCGGCGGCCGTCATCATCCTTCAGCAGGCACTGGAGTCCGAACGGGCGTCAGGTAAAGCTCCGGGCGAGGGCGTCGAAGTGGTCATCTGA
- the alaS gene encoding alanine--tRNA ligase — protein sequence MESAEIRRRWLSFFEERGHTVVPSASLIADDPTLLLVPAGMVPFKPYFLGEVKPQFSRATSVQKCVRTPDIEEVGKTTRHGTFFQMCGNFSFGDYFKEGAIKYAWELLTSSVADGGYGLDPERLWVTVYLDDDEAETIWREKVGVPAERIQRLGKKDNYWSMGVPGPCGPCSEINYDRGPEFGVEGGPAVNDERYVEIWNLVFMQYERGEGTSKEDFEILGELPSKNIDTGLGLERLAMILQGVQNMYETDTLRVVMDKATELTGVRYGAEQGSDVSLRVVADHMRTSVMLIGDGVTPGNEGRGYVLRRIMRRAIRNMRLMGATGPVALELVDTVIKSMGEQYPELQTDRKRIETVALAEEAAFLKALKGGTNILDTAVTETKAAGGKVLAGDKAFLLHDTWGFPIDLTLEMAAEQGLSVDEDGFRRLMKEQRERAKADAQAKKTGHANLGAYREIVDASGATDFTGYTLTENEAVIVGLLVDGVSSPAAREGDEVEVVLDRTPFYAEGGGQIADSGRIRLDNGAVVEIRDVQKPVPGVHVHKGVVQVGEITVGDQVWASIDVHRRRAIARAHSATHLTHQALRDALGPTAAQAGSENQPGRFRFDFGSPSAVPTAVMTDVEQKINEVLAHELDVQAEVMSIDEAKKQGAIAEFGEKYGERVRVVTIGDFSKELCGGTHVHNTAQLGLVKLLGESSIGSGVRRIEALVGVDAYNFLAKEHTVVAQLQELVKGRSEELPEKVSAMLGKLKDAEKEIEKFRAEKVLAAAAGLVESAKDVRGVALATGQVPDGTGADDLRKLVLDVRHRIPGDRPAVVALFTTANGRPLTVIATNEAARERGLKAGDLVRTAAKTLGGGGGGKPDVAQGGGQNPAAIGDAMAAVERLVAETA from the coding sequence ATGGAGTCGGCCGAGATTCGCCGCCGCTGGCTGAGCTTCTTCGAGGAGCGCGGGCACACCGTCGTCCCTTCGGCGTCGCTCATCGCGGACGACCCGACTCTGCTCCTCGTCCCCGCGGGCATGGTGCCCTTCAAGCCCTACTTCCTGGGCGAGGTCAAGCCGCAGTTCTCGCGCGCCACGAGCGTGCAGAAGTGCGTGCGTACGCCCGACATCGAAGAGGTCGGCAAGACCACGCGGCACGGCACGTTCTTCCAGATGTGCGGCAACTTCTCCTTCGGTGACTACTTCAAGGAAGGCGCCATCAAGTACGCCTGGGAGCTGCTCACCAGCTCCGTGGCGGACGGTGGCTACGGCCTCGACCCCGAGCGCCTGTGGGTGACGGTCTACCTCGACGACGACGAGGCCGAGACCATCTGGCGCGAGAAGGTGGGCGTCCCCGCCGAGCGCATCCAGCGCCTGGGCAAGAAGGACAACTACTGGTCCATGGGCGTCCCCGGACCCTGCGGCCCCTGCTCCGAGATCAACTACGACCGCGGCCCCGAGTTCGGCGTCGAGGGCGGCCCCGCCGTCAACGACGAGCGCTACGTGGAGATCTGGAACCTGGTCTTCATGCAGTACGAGCGCGGCGAGGGCACCTCGAAGGAGGACTTCGAGATCCTCGGCGAGCTGCCCAGCAAGAACATCGACACCGGCCTCGGTCTCGAGCGCCTCGCGATGATCCTGCAGGGCGTGCAGAACATGTACGAGACCGACACCCTGCGCGTGGTCATGGACAAGGCCACCGAGCTGACCGGCGTGCGGTACGGCGCCGAGCAGGGCTCGGACGTCTCCCTGCGCGTGGTCGCCGACCACATGCGTACGTCCGTGATGCTCATCGGCGACGGCGTCACGCCCGGCAACGAAGGCCGCGGTTATGTCCTGCGCCGCATCATGCGCCGCGCCATCCGCAACATGCGCCTGATGGGCGCCACCGGCCCGGTCGCCCTCGAACTCGTCGACACGGTCATCAAGTCGATGGGCGAGCAGTACCCCGAGCTGCAGACCGACCGCAAGCGCATCGAGACCGTCGCCCTCGCCGAAGAGGCCGCCTTCCTGAAGGCCCTCAAGGGCGGCACGAACATCCTCGACACCGCCGTCACCGAGACCAAGGCCGCAGGCGGCAAGGTCCTCGCCGGCGACAAGGCGTTCCTGCTGCACGACACGTGGGGCTTCCCGATCGACCTCACCCTGGAGATGGCCGCCGAACAGGGCCTCTCCGTGGACGAGGACGGCTTCCGGCGCCTGATGAAGGAGCAGCGGGAGCGCGCCAAGGCCGACGCCCAGGCCAAGAAGACCGGCCACGCGAACCTCGGCGCCTACCGCGAGATCGTCGACGCCTCCGGTGCCACGGACTTCACCGGCTACACCCTCACCGAGAACGAGGCCGTGATCGTCGGCCTCCTGGTCGACGGCGTCTCGTCCCCCGCCGCCCGCGAGGGCGACGAGGTCGAGGTCGTCCTCGACCGCACCCCCTTCTACGCCGAGGGCGGCGGCCAGATCGCCGACTCCGGCCGGATCCGCCTCGACAACGGCGCCGTTGTCGAGATCCGTGACGTGCAGAAGCCGGTCCCCGGCGTGCACGTCCACAAGGGTGTCGTCCAGGTCGGCGAGATCACCGTCGGCGACCAGGTCTGGGCCTCGATCGACGTGCACCGCCGCCGCGCCATCGCCCGCGCCCACTCCGCCACGCACCTCACCCACCAGGCGCTGCGCGACGCGCTCGGCCCGACGGCCGCCCAGGCCGGTTCCGAGAACCAGCCCGGCCGCTTCCGCTTCGACTTCGGCTCCCCGTCGGCCGTGCCCACGGCCGTCATGACGGACGTCGAGCAGAAGATCAACGAAGTCCTCGCGCACGAACTCGACGTACAGGCCGAGGTCATGTCGATCGACGAGGCCAAGAAGCAGGGCGCCATCGCCGAGTTCGGCGAGAAGTACGGCGAGCGGGTCCGTGTGGTCACCATTGGAGACTTCTCCAAGGAGCTGTGCGGCGGCACGCACGTCCACAACACCGCCCAGCTGGGCCTGGTGAAGCTGCTCGGCGAATCGTCCATCGGCTCCGGCGTGCGCCGCATCGAGGCCCTGGTCGGCGTCGACGCGTACAACTTCCTCGCCAAGGAGCACACGGTCGTCGCCCAGCTCCAGGAGCTGGTCAAGGGCCGCTCCGAGGAGCTGCCCGAGAAGGTCTCCGCCATGCTCGGCAAGCTGAAGGACGCCGAGAAGGAGATCGAGAAGTTCCGCGCGGAGAAGGTCCTGGCGGCCGCCGCCGGTCTCGTCGAATCCGCCAAGGACGTACGAGGCGTCGCGCTCGCCACCGGCCAGGTCCCGGACGGCACGGGCGCCGACGACCTGCGCAAGCTGGTCCTCGACGTACGCCACCGCATCCCGGGCGACCGCCCGGCCGTGGTGGCCCTGTTCACCACGGCCAACGGCCGCCCGCTGACGGTCATCGCCACGAACGAAGCGGCCCGCGAGCGCGGCCTCAAGGCCGGCGACCTCGTCCGTACGGCCGCCAAGACCCTCGGCGGCGGTGGCGGCGGCAAGCCGGACGTCGCCCAGGGCGGCGGCCAGAACCCCGCGGCCATCGGTGACGCCATGGCCGCCGTCGAGCGCCTCGTGGCAGAGACGGCCTGA
- a CDS encoding DUF6167 family protein — protein MFRRTFWFTAGAAAGVWATTKVNRKIKQLTPESLAAQAANKAVEAGHKLKDFALDVRDGMAQREAELGEALGLEAPVDPELPGQRRVVVAIENGRTSKSSKTDKNKQGKYLSKSKYSYNRNEDH, from the coding sequence ATGTTCCGCCGTACGTTCTGGTTCACCGCGGGCGCCGCTGCCGGTGTGTGGGCCACCACCAAGGTCAACCGCAAGATCAAGCAACTGACCCCCGAAAGCCTCGCGGCGCAGGCCGCGAACAAGGCGGTCGAGGCGGGTCACAAGCTCAAGGACTTCGCTCTCGACGTCCGCGACGGCATGGCCCAGCGCGAGGCCGAACTGGGCGAGGCCCTGGGCCTCGAGGCCCCGGTCGACCCCGAACTGCCCGGGCAGCGCCGTGTGGTCGTGGCCATCGAGAACGGCAGAACCAGCAAGTCAAGCAAGACCGACAAGAACAAGCAGGGCAAGTACCTCTCGAAGTCGAAGTACTCGTACAACCGGAATGAGGACCACTGA
- a CDS encoding DUF948 domain-containing protein has product MFRERCTVSGGEVAGILVAVFWAILVSFLAVVLVRLAQTLRATTKLVAEVTEQAVPLLADASTAVRSAQTQIDRVDAIASDVQEVTSNASALSTTVASTFGGPLVKVAAFGYGVRRALGRKAGPESTNVPPAPARRTVIVGRTVPSARRRGKRKKD; this is encoded by the coding sequence ATGTTCAGGGAGCGGTGCACAGTGTCCGGTGGAGAGGTGGCCGGGATCCTGGTGGCCGTCTTCTGGGCGATCCTGGTCTCCTTCCTGGCCGTGGTGCTGGTGAGGCTGGCGCAGACGCTCAGGGCGACCACCAAGCTCGTCGCGGAAGTGACCGAGCAGGCCGTCCCGCTGCTCGCGGACGCCTCCACCGCGGTGCGCTCGGCGCAGACCCAGATCGACCGGGTCGACGCCATCGCATCGGACGTCCAGGAAGTCACGTCGAACGCGTCGGCGCTCTCCACGACGGTGGCCTCCACCTTCGGCGGGCCCCTCGTCAAGGTCGCGGCGTTCGGCTACGGGGTGCGCAGGGCCCTGGGCCGCAAGGCAGGACCCGAATCAACCAATGTGCCCCCGGCGCCCGCCCGACGTACCGTGATCGTGGGGCGCACCGTCCCCTCCGCGCGGCGGCGGGGCAAGCGGAAGAAGGACTGA